The proteins below are encoded in one region of Paenisporosarcina cavernae:
- the aspS gene encoding aspartate--tRNA ligase, with translation MSKRTHSCGEVSEDQIGQSVTLKGWVQKRRDLGGLIFVDLRDRNGIVQIVFNPDQSDELMVVGDKLRNEFVVEIQGEVVARQDGQVNPNMKTGKVEVIATKAAIINEAKNPPFAIENKTDVSEDLRLKYRYLDLRRPAMYETFKMRSDISRTIRNFLTDEQFLEVETPILTKSTPEGARDYLVPSRVHEGEFYALPQSPQLFKQMLMVSGFEKYYQIARCFRDEDLRADRQPEFTQIDMEMSFMSMDEILELNERMMQRVMKEVKGIDITIPFARMTYQEAMNRFGSDKPDVRFGLELIDLSDAMKDSSFKVFTSAIENGGQVKAINVKGASENYSRKDIDSLGEFASRYGAKGLAWMKVTEEGLNGPIAKFFEGEKATSLLESVDGESGDLLIFVADKPSIVADALGALRSKLGRDLQLIDESTFTFLWIIDWPLFEYDDQEGRYYAAHHPFTMPFEEDLALMDSAPEKVRAQAYDLVLNGYELGGGSLRIYSREVQEKMFSILGFSTEEAKEQFGFLLEAFEYGTPPHGGVAFGLDRMVMLLAGRTNLRDTIAFPKTASASDILTAAPSAVSDAQLKELSLSVQIQNDQKTDGDNA, from the coding sequence ATGAGTAAACGTACACATAGTTGTGGAGAAGTTTCAGAAGACCAAATTGGACAAAGTGTAACATTAAAAGGATGGGTACAAAAACGCCGGGACTTAGGTGGATTAATATTTGTCGACTTAAGAGACAGAAATGGAATTGTACAAATTGTGTTTAATCCTGATCAGTCGGATGAACTAATGGTTGTTGGGGACAAACTACGGAATGAGTTTGTTGTTGAGATTCAAGGGGAAGTTGTAGCTAGACAGGATGGCCAAGTAAACCCAAACATGAAAACAGGAAAAGTAGAAGTGATTGCAACAAAAGCAGCGATTATCAATGAAGCAAAAAATCCTCCTTTTGCCATTGAAAATAAGACAGATGTGAGCGAAGACCTTCGTTTAAAGTATCGTTACTTAGATCTTCGCCGTCCAGCGATGTATGAAACGTTTAAAATGCGTTCAGACATTTCAAGAACGATCCGAAATTTTTTGACAGACGAACAGTTTTTAGAAGTAGAAACACCAATTTTAACGAAGTCCACACCAGAAGGTGCTCGTGATTATTTAGTTCCAAGTCGAGTTCATGAAGGTGAATTTTATGCCTTGCCTCAATCGCCTCAGTTATTTAAGCAAATGCTGATGGTTTCTGGCTTTGAAAAATATTACCAAATTGCACGTTGCTTTAGAGATGAGGATTTGCGTGCAGATCGCCAACCAGAATTTACACAAATCGATATGGAAATGAGTTTTATGTCGATGGACGAAATCTTGGAATTAAATGAACGAATGATGCAACGAGTGATGAAAGAGGTAAAAGGCATCGATATTACGATTCCATTCGCTCGCATGACATACCAAGAAGCGATGAATCGTTTTGGATCGGATAAACCTGATGTGCGTTTTGGTTTAGAATTAATTGATTTGTCGGACGCTATGAAAGATTCCTCTTTTAAAGTATTTACTTCAGCAATTGAGAACGGTGGACAAGTAAAAGCGATTAATGTAAAAGGTGCATCAGAAAACTATTCTCGAAAAGATATCGACTCATTAGGTGAATTTGCAAGTAGATATGGTGCGAAAGGTTTAGCATGGATGAAAGTGACGGAAGAAGGTCTAAATGGCCCTATTGCTAAATTCTTTGAAGGCGAAAAAGCTACTTCCTTGCTAGAAAGCGTAGATGGAGAAAGCGGAGATTTACTAATATTTGTCGCAGATAAGCCATCTATTGTTGCGGATGCACTTGGAGCTCTACGCTCAAAATTAGGTCGTGATCTTCAATTAATTGATGAATCAACTTTTACGTTTTTGTGGATCATCGATTGGCCACTTTTTGAGTATGATGACCAAGAAGGACGTTACTATGCAGCACATCATCCTTTTACTATGCCTTTTGAAGAAGATTTGGCATTAATGGATTCGGCTCCTGAAAAAGTTCGAGCTCAAGCTTATGACTTAGTATTAAATGGCTATGAATTAGGCGGCGGTTCTCTGCGTATTTATTCCCGTGAAGTACAAGAAAAAATGTTCTCTATTTTAGGGTTTTCAACAGAAGAAGCGAAAGAACAATTTGGTTTCTTATTAGAAGCTTTTGAATATGGAACACCTCCTCATGGTGGTGTGGCATTTGGACTAGACCGTATGGTCATGTTACTCGCAGGAAGAACTAACTTACGCGATACAATCGCATTTCCGAAGACGGCTAGTGCAAGTGATATCTTAACAGCAGCTCCAAGTGCTGTTTCCGATGCTCAGTTAAAGGAATTGAGTCTTTCGGTTCAAATTCAGAATGATCAGAAAACAGACGGCGATAATGCTTGA
- the hisS gene encoding histidine--tRNA ligase: MIQIPRGTKDLLPEETAKWQVIEKVIRDTCDVFQYKEIRTPIFEHTDLFTRSVGDTTDIVQKEMYTFTDRGDRSLTLRPEGTASVVRSYVENKMFGWVNQPVKLYYLGPMFRYERQQAGRYRQFVQFGIEAIGSNDPAIDAEVMALAMSVYKKMGLEKVKLVLNSLGDAESRNAHKEALIQHFEGRIGEFCSDCQSRLTKNPLRILDCKKDRDHELMATAPKLPDYLNEDSKNYFEKVQAYLNELDIPFELDPNLVRGLDYYNHTAFEIMSEGEGFGSITTLAGGGRYNGLVSELGGPDDTPGIGFAMSVERLLLALEAEGKAVQTIENVSFYIAAMDEESKVAAVKLTHNLRVNGISAETDYLNRKVKAQMKSADRLEATYAIIIGETEMETGIAKAKNLQTGESVEFSLADGLNELKKLVS, encoded by the coding sequence ATGATACAAATTCCTAGAGGAACGAAAGATTTACTACCAGAGGAAACTGCCAAATGGCAAGTTATTGAAAAAGTAATTCGTGATACTTGTGATGTGTTTCAATACAAAGAAATCCGTACCCCGATTTTCGAGCACACAGATTTGTTTACGCGCAGCGTAGGTGACACAACGGATATCGTGCAAAAAGAGATGTACACCTTTACCGATCGTGGAGATCGCTCCTTAACACTTCGCCCGGAAGGTACTGCATCGGTTGTTCGTTCGTATGTGGAAAATAAAATGTTCGGTTGGGTGAATCAACCAGTTAAACTGTATTATTTAGGACCAATGTTTCGATATGAAAGACAACAAGCAGGTCGCTATCGCCAGTTCGTTCAATTTGGCATTGAAGCGATTGGAAGCAATGATCCTGCAATTGATGCGGAAGTTATGGCATTGGCAATGTCCGTTTATAAAAAAATGGGACTTGAAAAAGTGAAGTTAGTTTTGAATTCATTAGGGGATGCCGAAAGTCGAAACGCGCACAAAGAGGCACTTATTCAACACTTTGAAGGAAGAATTGGGGAATTTTGTTCCGATTGTCAAAGTCGTTTAACCAAGAATCCTCTACGAATTTTAGATTGTAAAAAAGATCGAGACCATGAATTAATGGCCACTGCACCAAAATTACCGGACTACTTAAATGAAGATTCGAAAAACTATTTTGAAAAAGTTCAAGCTTATTTAAACGAATTGGATATTCCATTTGAATTAGATCCTAACTTAGTTCGAGGATTAGATTATTATAACCACACTGCCTTTGAAATTATGAGTGAGGGAGAAGGATTCGGGTCTATTACTACACTCGCTGGTGGTGGCCGTTATAATGGCTTAGTTAGTGAATTGGGTGGTCCTGATGACACACCAGGAATTGGTTTTGCGATGAGTGTTGAGCGACTATTGTTAGCGCTTGAAGCAGAAGGAAAAGCTGTACAAACTATAGAAAACGTATCATTTTATATCGCGGCGATGGATGAAGAGTCGAAAGTCGCGGCGGTTAAGCTTACTCATAATTTGCGTGTAAACGGAATATCTGCCGAAACAGATTACTTAAATCGAAAAGTGAAAGCTCAAATGAAATCTGCGGATCGTCTGGAAGCAACATACGCAATTATAATAGGCGAAACAGAAATGGAGACCGGAATTGCAAAGGCGAAAAATTTACAAACTGGTGAGTCAGTAGAATTTTCACTAGCAGATGGGTTAAATGAGCTAAAAAAATTGGTGTCATAA